One genomic segment of Oxalobacteraceae sp. CFBP 8761 includes these proteins:
- a CDS encoding DUF2807 domain-containing protein, which yields MKRAVIVALLSLASLSIQAAEQVRSVTPFKTIDSQGPVSLVVEVGKAYSVRVEGNQKFIDRVKTDVVNGELRLSFADRNSKNVNIDDAERVVVTMPELTSFRGEGAGLMILNNVRTERFDVNYRGAGSLQMNGKVGQLRLNAEGVGEVDAKALIAQDADVTFRGIGDVSVHATNKLNASVQGLGNLTYYGKPTSVSKSVSGIGNVTAAK from the coding sequence ATGAAACGTGCCGTCATCGTCGCCCTTCTGTCGCTCGCATCCCTCTCGATCCAGGCCGCCGAACAGGTGCGCAGCGTGACGCCGTTCAAGACCATCGATTCACAGGGCCCGGTGAGCCTGGTGGTAGAGGTGGGCAAGGCGTACTCGGTGCGGGTCGAGGGCAACCAGAAATTCATCGACCGTGTGAAGACCGACGTCGTGAATGGCGAATTGCGCCTGTCGTTCGCGGACAGGAACAGCAAGAACGTCAATATCGACGATGCCGAACGGGTGGTCGTCACCATGCCCGAACTCACCAGCTTCCGCGGCGAAGGCGCCGGCCTGATGATCCTGAATAATGTGCGCACCGAGCGCTTCGACGTGAACTACAGAGGCGCCGGCAGCCTGCAAATGAACGGCAAGGTCGGCCAGTTGCGCCTGAATGCCGAGGGCGTGGGCGAAGTCGACGCCAAAGCCCTGATCGCGCAGGATGCCGATGTGACCTTCCGCGGCATCGGCGACGTGAGCGTGCATGCCACCAACAAGCTCAATGCCAGCGTCCAGGGCCTGGGAAACCTGACGTATTACGGCAAACCGACATCGGTGAGCAAGTCGGTTTCGGGCATCGGCAACGTCACCGCCGCCAAATAA
- a CDS encoding DUF4326 domain-containing protein: protein MTSTTTPQRVQLSRRKGWRMPPNTISVARPGKWGNPFSVLPELAPGTPAGRYIAMPTVEEAVAAYRLWLQIDPAGQQVAQQAHATLRGHDLACWCRPGTPCYAQVLIDLVNA, encoded by the coding sequence ATGACGTCAACCACCACGCCGCAACGGGTGCAACTGAGCCGCAGGAAAGGTTGGCGCATGCCGCCCAACACGATCTCCGTGGCGCGACCTGGCAAGTGGGGTAATCCATTTTCAGTGCTGCCCGAGCTGGCGCCCGGCACACCGGCCGGGCGCTATATCGCGATGCCGACGGTCGAAGAAGCGGTGGCGGCGTATCGCCTGTGGCTGCAGATCGATCCGGCCGGGCAGCAGGTGGCGCAACAGGCACATGCGACACTGCGCGGCCATGACCTGGCATGCTGGTGCCGGCCGGGCACGCCGTGTTATGCGCAGGTACTGATCGATCTCGTCAATGCGTGA
- a CDS encoding helix-turn-helix transcriptional regulator — translation MQTNLAIVALSALAQESRFAAFRLLVQAGPQGQSASNIAATLDMPASSLSFHLKELTHAGLVAPRQQGRFIFYRARVETLQGLMEFLSATCGNAGAQSMQERLATV, via the coding sequence ATGCAAACCAATCTCGCCATCGTTGCACTCTCCGCGCTTGCCCAGGAATCCCGTTTCGCCGCGTTTCGGCTGCTGGTGCAGGCCGGCCCCCAGGGCCAGTCCGCAAGCAATATTGCAGCAACCCTCGATATGCCGGCATCGTCCCTGTCATTCCATTTGAAGGAACTGACGCACGCGGGGCTGGTCGCGCCGCGCCAGCAGGGCCGCTTCATCTTTTATCGCGCGCGCGTGGAGACCTTGCAGGGCTTGATGGAGTTCCTGTCCGCTACCTGCGGCAACGCAGGTGCACAGTCGATGCAGGAGCGTCTGGCGACGGTATGA
- the cydX gene encoding cytochrome bd-I oxidase subunit CydX: MWYFAWLLGLPLAAAFAVLNAMWYELMDDAQRQQA, from the coding sequence ATGTGGTATTTCGCCTGGCTACTCGGCCTGCCGCTCGCGGCTGCCTTTGCCGTCCTCAATGCAATGTGGTACGAGCTGATGGACGACGCGCAGCGCCAGCAAGCGTGA
- the cydB gene encoding cytochrome d ubiquinol oxidase subunit II has protein sequence MILHTLLDYDTLRIIWWLLLGILLVGFAVTDGFDLGTGTLLPFVANTDLERRVVINAVGPVWEGNQVWLVLGGGAIFAAWPQLYAVSFSGFYLAMAAVLLALILRPVAFKYRSKRDSIAWRATWDWALFVGGFVPALIFGVAMGNVLQGVSFRLAPDQQIFYEGGFFALLNPFAVLCGLVSVAMLVMHGAAWLVLKTDGLVATRARAWGIRAAIATVVLYAVAGVLLWGFVDGYRITSAVVTTGPSNPLFKTVEAGVAGSWFANYAAHPWTQLAPAAGIVGALLTLMALVRRREGVAMLTSSLSIAGIVLSVGASMFPFILPSSIQPQASLTVWDASSSHLTLFIMLVATCIFLPLILAYTSWVYKVLWGKVVPDDISGGKSHAY, from the coding sequence ATGATTCTTCATACGCTTCTCGACTACGACACGCTGCGCATCATCTGGTGGCTGCTGCTGGGCATCCTGCTGGTGGGTTTTGCCGTCACCGACGGGTTTGACCTGGGCACCGGTACCTTGCTGCCATTTGTCGCCAACACCGACCTGGAACGCCGGGTCGTCATCAACGCCGTCGGCCCCGTGTGGGAAGGCAATCAGGTCTGGCTCGTGCTGGGCGGTGGCGCAATCTTCGCGGCCTGGCCGCAGCTGTATGCGGTCTCGTTCTCGGGCTTTTACCTGGCGATGGCGGCCGTGCTGCTGGCGCTGATCCTGCGGCCGGTCGCCTTTAAATACCGTAGCAAGCGTGACAGCATCGCCTGGCGCGCGACCTGGGACTGGGCCCTGTTCGTCGGCGGCTTCGTGCCGGCGCTGATCTTCGGCGTCGCGATGGGCAACGTGCTGCAGGGCGTGTCGTTCCGCCTCGCGCCCGATCAGCAGATCTTCTACGAGGGCGGCTTCTTTGCCCTGCTCAATCCGTTTGCCGTGCTGTGCGGCCTGGTGTCGGTGGCCATGCTCGTCATGCACGGTGCGGCCTGGCTGGTGCTCAAGACCGACGGGCTGGTGGCCACCCGTGCGCGTGCCTGGGGCATCCGCGCCGCGATTGCCACCGTGGTGCTGTACGCCGTGGCCGGCGTGCTGCTGTGGGGCTTTGTCGATGGCTATCGCATCACGAGCGCGGTGGTGACGACCGGCCCGTCCAATCCGCTGTTCAAGACTGTCGAGGCGGGCGTGGCGGGCAGCTGGTTTGCCAATTACGCCGCGCATCCATGGACGCAGCTGGCGCCAGCAGCCGGCATCGTCGGTGCGCTGCTGACCCTGATGGCGCTGGTGCGACGACGTGAAGGCGTGGCCATGCTCACGTCGAGCCTGTCGATCGCCGGCATCGTGCTCAGTGTGGGCGCATCGATGTTCCCGTTCATCTTGCCATCGTCGATCCAGCCGCAGGCCAGCCTGACGGTGTGGGATGCGTCGTCGAGCCACCTGACGCTGTTCATCATGCTCGTTGCGACCTGCATCTTCCTGCCCCTGATCCTGGCCTACACGAGCTGGGTCTACAAGGTCTTGTGGGGCAAGGTGGTGCCAGACGACATCAGCGGCGGCAAGAGCCACGCGTATTAA
- a CDS encoding cytochrome ubiquinol oxidase subunit I — MDLDVVGLSRLQFALTALYHFLFVPLTLGLSMLIAIMETVYVMTGRSIWRQMTKFWGVLFGINFAIGVSTGLVMEFQFGMNWSYYSHYVGDVFGAPLAIEGLMAFFLEATFVGLFFFGWDRLSKVQHLAVTWLMALGTNFSALWILIANGWMQNPIGATLNPQTMRMEVTDFGAVLANPVAQAKFVHTVSAGYVIAALFVLGIAAWYLLKGRHVELAKRSMTVAASFGLAASLSVVVLGDESGYLATEHQHMKLAAIEGMWETQPAPAAFTAFGFPDQNARETHYAIHIPWAMGLIGTRSLSNQIPGISDLVKLAEVRVRQGIVAYGALEEIRALGGRAPVPAALQARFEEHSAVLGYALLLKRYVDDPRQASEAQIRQAALDTVPQVAPLFWSFRIMVGLGMFFIVLTAVFFWLSARRRLDAYPWLLKVAVWSIPLPWIAAEAGWVVAELGRQPWAIEGVLPTAVAVSNLGIQTVLTTLIGFVVLYTILLVVEMKLMFKAIRKGPEDELAHAPGTHSPLIGTTPAMRTAPMITAE, encoded by the coding sequence ATGGATCTCGACGTTGTCGGGCTCTCCCGACTGCAGTTTGCCTTGACGGCGCTGTACCACTTTCTGTTTGTGCCCCTGACGCTGGGGTTGTCGATGCTTATCGCCATCATGGAAACCGTGTATGTGATGACCGGGCGCTCCATCTGGCGCCAGATGACCAAGTTCTGGGGCGTGCTGTTCGGAATCAACTTTGCGATCGGCGTCTCGACGGGCCTCGTGATGGAATTTCAGTTCGGCATGAACTGGAGCTACTACAGCCACTACGTGGGCGACGTGTTCGGCGCGCCGCTGGCGATTGAGGGCCTGATGGCGTTCTTTCTCGAGGCGACCTTCGTGGGCCTGTTCTTCTTCGGCTGGGATCGCCTGTCGAAGGTGCAGCACCTGGCCGTGACCTGGCTGATGGCCCTTGGCACCAACTTTTCGGCGCTGTGGATCCTGATTGCCAATGGCTGGATGCAGAACCCGATCGGCGCCACGCTCAACCCGCAGACGATGCGCATGGAAGTGACGGACTTTGGCGCGGTGCTGGCCAATCCGGTGGCCCAGGCCAAGTTCGTGCACACCGTGTCGGCCGGCTATGTGATCGCGGCGCTGTTCGTGCTGGGCATCGCGGCCTGGTACCTGCTCAAGGGCCGCCATGTCGAATTGGCCAAGCGGTCGATGACGGTGGCTGCATCGTTCGGCCTGGCGGCCTCGCTGTCGGTCGTGGTGCTGGGTGACGAAAGCGGCTACCTGGCGACCGAGCACCAGCACATGAAGCTCGCTGCCATCGAAGGCATGTGGGAGACGCAGCCGGCGCCGGCCGCCTTCACTGCCTTTGGCTTTCCCGACCAGAACGCGCGCGAGACACACTACGCGATCCACATTCCGTGGGCGATGGGCCTGATCGGCACGCGTTCGCTGTCGAACCAGATCCCCGGCATCAGTGACCTGGTCAAGCTGGCCGAGGTGCGGGTGCGCCAGGGCATCGTGGCCTACGGCGCACTCGAAGAGATTCGTGCCCTTGGCGGCCGCGCACCGGTACCGGCGGCCCTGCAGGCGCGCTTCGAAGAGCACAGCGCAGTGCTGGGTTACGCGCTGCTGCTCAAGCGCTACGTGGACGATCCGCGCCAGGCCAGCGAAGCGCAGATCCGGCAAGCGGCGCTGGATACCGTGCCGCAGGTCGCGCCGCTGTTCTGGTCGTTCCGCATCATGGTGGGCCTGGGCATGTTCTTCATCGTGCTCACGGCGGTGTTTTTCTGGCTGTCGGCGCGCCGTCGCCTGGACGCGTATCCGTGGCTGCTGAAGGTGGCCGTGTGGTCGATCCCGCTGCCATGGATCGCCGCTGAAGCCGGCTGGGTCGTCGCCGAACTGGGGCGCCAGCCATGGGCCATCGAGGGCGTGCTGCCGACCGCCGTCGCAGTGTCGAACCTTGGCATCCAGACCGTGCTGACGACCCTGATCGGTTTTGTCGTGCTGTATACGATCCTGCTCGTCGTGGAAATGAAACTGATGTTCAAGGCCATTCGCAAGGGGCCGGAAGACGAACTTGCCCACGCGCCAGGCACCCACAGCCCACTGATCGGCACCACGCCGGCAATGCGCACTGCGCCCATGATCACTGCGGAGTAA
- a CDS encoding ATP-binding cassette domain-containing protein: MKRGKETKRGKETKRNNDLQPVLSLFIRTGGRRLALGALLSTLVVLAGMALLGNSGWFITSAALAGLAGSAVMFNVFVPSAAIRLLALGRTFGRYAERTVTHDATFGVLAALRERLFRGWATPDAARALLRRPSRLLFRLTGDIDALESVYLRLIVPAGAACGAALLAGLVLANLDWRLGLAMFGWLLVVGWGVTLLVARLARPLALRRVRALERLRAQAIDLVAGQTDLALAGRLPAQCAQLARLDMTLARHDAALHRLDTGAGWLYAVGGHVTVAAVLLAVGALAQQVASHPAQQQVQHIQTQVQQLGAPAAALALLIALAALEPFAALRRGAIEAGRSWLAMRRVAPRLRQQADTAVPTPAAAGTALMLHATTVFHPGRTGAALHAVDLHIAVGERVAVVGSSGVGKSTLLALAAGELAAQAGQVWARPATWLTQRTELFCDSLRHNLRLADPGATDAQLWAALHAAGLEQDVRGFAQGLDTLLGEGGLGLSGGQSRRLALARLLLRRADFWLLDEPTEALDGATAADVLARLARHASGRTLLVATHLRREAALADRLLVMKDGRIDADLRRGTPAFDAALSALRQH, from the coding sequence ATGAAACGTGGCAAAGAAACAAAGCGTGGCAAAGAAACAAAACGCAACAACGACCTGCAGCCGGTGCTGTCCCTGTTCATCCGCACTGGCGGGCGGCGCCTGGCCCTGGGTGCACTTCTGTCGACGCTGGTGGTGCTGGCCGGGATGGCGCTGCTGGGCAACTCGGGCTGGTTCATCACCTCGGCGGCCCTGGCCGGCCTGGCCGGCAGCGCCGTCATGTTCAATGTGTTCGTGCCGAGCGCGGCGATTCGCCTGCTGGCCCTGGGCCGCACCTTCGGCCGCTATGCCGAGCGCACGGTGACGCACGACGCCACGTTTGGCGTACTGGCCGCGCTGCGCGAGCGGCTGTTTCGTGGCTGGGCCACGCCGGATGCCGCACGGGCGCTGCTGCGCCGGCCGTCGCGCCTGCTGTTTCGCCTGACGGGCGACATCGATGCCCTCGAATCGGTCTATCTGCGCCTGATCGTGCCAGCTGGCGCGGCCTGCGGCGCAGCGCTGCTGGCCGGCCTGGTGCTGGCGAACCTCGACTGGCGCCTCGGCCTGGCGATGTTCGGCTGGCTGCTGGTGGTCGGCTGGGGCGTGACCCTGCTCGTGGCGCGCCTGGCGCGGCCGCTGGCGCTGCGCCGCGTCCGGGCGCTGGAACGGTTGCGCGCCCAGGCGATCGACCTGGTCGCTGGCCAGACCGACCTGGCGCTGGCCGGCCGCCTGCCGGCGCAGTGCGCGCAATTGGCGCGCCTCGACATGACCCTGGCGCGCCATGACGCTGCGCTGCACCGGCTGGACACCGGCGCGGGCTGGCTGTACGCGGTCGGTGGCCACGTCACCGTCGCCGCCGTCCTGCTGGCAGTGGGCGCGCTGGCGCAGCAAGTGGCATCGCATCCGGCGCAGCAGCAGGTGCAACACATACAGACGCAGGTGCAGCAGCTGGGCGCACCCGCCGCGGCGCTGGCGCTGTTGATCGCGCTGGCGGCGCTGGAACCGTTTGCCGCACTGCGGCGCGGCGCGATCGAGGCTGGCCGCAGCTGGCTCGCCATGCGCCGCGTGGCCCCGCGTCTGCGCCAGCAGGCCGACACAGCGGTGCCAACGCCTGCCGCCGCCGGCACGGCGTTGATGCTGCACGCCACCACCGTGTTCCATCCCGGCCGCACCGGCGCGGCCCTTCATGCGGTCGATCTGCACATCGCCGTTGGCGAGCGGGTTGCCGTGGTGGGCAGCAGCGGTGTCGGCAAGTCGACGCTGCTGGCGCTGGCGGCCGGTGAGCTGGCCGCCCAGGCGGGCCAGGTATGGGCGCGGCCTGCGACCTGGCTGACCCAGCGCACCGAGCTGTTTTGCGACAGCTTGCGCCACAACCTGCGCCTGGCCGATCCCGGCGCCACCGACGCGCAATTGTGGGCCGCACTGCATGCCGCCGGCCTGGAGCAGGACGTGCGCGGCTTCGCACAGGGCCTCGACACCCTGCTGGGCGAGGGCGGTCTTGGCCTGTCGGGCGGCCAGTCGCGCCGCCTGGCGCTGGCACGCTTGCTGTTGCGCCGGGCTGATTTCTGGCTGCTGGACGAGCCGACCGAGGCGCTGGATGGCGCCACTGCAGCCGATGTGCTGGCACGCCTGGCGCGGCACGCGAGCGGCCGCACGCTGCTGGTGGCAACGCATCTGCGGCGCGAAGCCGCGCTGGCCGACCGGCTGCTCGTGATGAAAGACGGGCGCATCGACGCCGACCTGCGGCGTGGCACCCCTGCATTCGATGCGGCGCTGAGCGCGCTGCGTCAACACTAA
- the cydD gene encoding thiol reductant ABC exporter subunit CydD, producing the protein MHRSQPRRPALPTGLGPARGATLAMSGAALLWIPQAALLAHAVGRLAQGAGLADMLLPALAFLALGVLRASSEAWGARRLFAVSRSQLAALRQAAVQALAARSPLDRARLPSGQAASIVAEQAEAVLPWLLRYGPARMRVLLVPPVIALVVCNFSWLAALILVLAAPLIPLFMAVIGWRAKAASEAQLQLVGGMSGFLLDRLRGLSTLRALGAVDATARRVRASSEAVRASTMRVLRIAFLSSTALELFSALGVALVAVYVGFHLLGEIGPGSWGSRLTLAEGLFVLLLAPAFFEPLRELAAVWHDKAAGEAALEALDKLQAAGLPLPGALQGPDEALRIGRAPSVDIECLRFAHPGETPLFDNQDVYVRVGEHVALVGPSGSGKTTLLSIIAGLVPFDSGTVRIGGVPLDAGSAAGLRARMAWIGQKPHVFAGSVRANVSLERDGVTVDAVSRAVGRAGLGQIEHATSGESLGEGGLGLSGGELVRLALARAICAPHAGLLLVDEPTAHLDRDTAAGVIDALLQLAQGRTMIVATHDLALAARLGRVVRLGEPLIQRSAA; encoded by the coding sequence ATGCACCGCAGCCAACCCCGCCGCCCGGCACTGCCTACAGGCCTTGGCCCTGCGCGTGGCGCCACGCTGGCGATGAGCGGCGCGGCGCTGCTGTGGATTCCGCAGGCGGCGCTGCTGGCGCATGCAGTGGGGCGCCTGGCCCAGGGCGCTGGTCTGGCCGACATGCTGCTGCCGGCGCTGGCATTCCTGGCCCTTGGCGTCTTGCGCGCCAGCAGCGAAGCGTGGGGTGCACGCCGCTTGTTCGCCGTGTCGCGCAGCCAGCTTGCCGCCTTGCGTCAGGCAGCCGTGCAAGCCCTGGCCGCGCGCTCGCCGCTGGACCGTGCGCGCCTGCCATCCGGTCAGGCCGCCAGCATCGTCGCTGAGCAGGCCGAAGCCGTGCTGCCATGGCTGCTGCGCTACGGGCCGGCGCGCATGCGAGTCCTGCTGGTGCCACCCGTCATTGCGCTCGTGGTTTGTAACTTTTCGTGGCTTGCCGCGTTGATCCTGGTGCTGGCCGCGCCCTTGATTCCGCTGTTCATGGCCGTCATTGGCTGGCGCGCCAAGGCTGCCAGCGAAGCGCAACTGCAATTGGTCGGCGGCATGAGCGGCTTTTTGCTCGACCGGCTGCGCGGCCTGTCGACGCTGCGCGCGCTGGGCGCTGTCGACGCTACCGCCCGGCGGGTACGGGCTTCCAGCGAAGCAGTCCGCGCCAGCACGATGCGCGTACTGCGCATCGCCTTCCTGTCGTCGACCGCGCTCGAACTGTTTTCGGCGCTGGGCGTGGCGCTGGTGGCGGTGTACGTGGGTTTCCACCTGCTCGGCGAAATCGGGCCGGGCAGCTGGGGCAGCCGGTTGACGCTGGCCGAAGGCCTGTTCGTGCTGCTGCTGGCGCCGGCGTTTTTCGAACCGCTGCGCGAACTGGCTGCGGTGTGGCACGACAAGGCCGCTGGCGAAGCAGCGCTCGAGGCGCTGGACAAGCTGCAGGCGGCCGGCTTGCCGTTGCCGGGCGCGCTGCAAGGGCCGGACGAGGCGCTGCGCATTGGCCGCGCGCCATCGGTCGATATCGAGTGCCTGCGCTTTGCGCACCCGGGCGAAACGCCGTTGTTCGACAACCAGGATGTATATGTGCGCGTCGGCGAGCACGTGGCGCTCGTCGGCCCGAGCGGCAGTGGCAAGACCACGCTGCTGTCGATCATCGCGGGCCTCGTCCCATTTGACAGCGGCACCGTGCGCATCGGCGGTGTGCCGCTGGACGCCGGGTCGGCTGCCGGCCTGCGCGCGCGCATGGCCTGGATCGGCCAGAAGCCGCATGTGTTTGCCGGTTCGGTGCGCGCCAACGTGTCGCTCGAGCGCGATGGCGTGACGGTCGATGCCGTCAGCCGTGCCGTGGGACGCGCGGGCCTTGGCCAGATCGAGCACGCGACGTCGGGTGAGAGCCTGGGCGAGGGCGGCCTTGGCCTGTCGGGCGGCGAACTGGTGCGCCTTGCGCTGGCCCGCGCGATATGCGCGCCGCACGCCGGCCTGCTGCTGGTCGACGAACCCACTGCCCACCTCGACCGCGATACGGCCGCCGGCGTCATCGACGCGCTGCTGCAACTGGCGCAGGGCCGCACCATGATCGTCGCCACCCACGATCTGGCACTGGCCGCGCGCCTGGGCCGCGTCGTGCGCCTTGGCGAACCACTGATCCAACGGAGCGCAGCATGA
- a CDS encoding GbsR/MarR family transcriptional regulator, producing MTPLVQTFVSHFGEMGSRWGINRTVGQIYALLFVSEEQLHADDIGEKLGISRSNVSIGLKELQSWGLVRLSRIPGDRREYFTSLGDVWEIFRVVAAERRRREVAPTLSVLRESLMANANHPEDKFAQERMREMHELVDLANNWFDDLQRLSPESMAQLMKMGSKVQKLLSAKDRLFAAKDGKAPKQTPEE from the coding sequence ATGACGCCACTTGTCCAAACGTTTGTCAGTCACTTCGGCGAGATGGGCAGCCGCTGGGGCATCAACCGCACGGTGGGGCAAATCTATGCCCTGCTCTTCGTTTCTGAAGAACAGCTGCATGCCGACGACATCGGCGAAAAACTCGGTATTTCGCGCTCGAACGTGAGCATCGGCCTGAAAGAACTGCAGTCGTGGGGCCTGGTGCGCCTGTCGCGCATTCCGGGCGACCGCCGCGAATACTTCACGTCGCTGGGCGATGTGTGGGAAATCTTCCGCGTGGTCGCTGCCGAGCGGCGCCGGCGCGAAGTCGCCCCGACGCTGTCGGTACTGCGCGAGTCGCTGATGGCCAACGCCAATCACCCCGAAGACAAGTTCGCACAGGAGCGCATGCGCGAGATGCACGAGCTGGTCGACCTGGCCAACAACTGGTTCGACGACCTGCAGCGCCTTTCGCCCGAGTCGATGGCGCAATTGATGAAGATGGGTTCCAAAGTCCAGAAGTTGCTCTCGGCCAAGGACCGCCTGTTCGCTGCCAAAGACGGCAAGGCGCCGAAGCAAACGCCGGAAGAATAA